GCGGAGAAGCGCGGAACCTGGGGGGTGGGGGTGTACAAAAACACCCGCAGCGGGTTCGCGTACAACGTGGGGCGGAACGAGACGGAAGTGAGCGGGCGCGTCACGTACTTGCCGGTATACGAGGATGAAGGTAAGCTCCTGGTCCACGTCGGTCTTGGTGCGTCGGCCCGCGATCTGGACCAGGACCAGGCCCGATTCCGCGCCCGTCTGGACGCCCGCAACAGCCCGAGTGCGTTTTCCCCGCTCGTAGCCGATACGGGACTGTTCTTCGGTAACCACCAGCAGATCCTCGTCCCCGAACTGGTGGCCGTTATGGGTTCGTGGTCGTTCCAGAGCGAATACTATGCGAGCTGGGTCGGTCACGCCCAGGCGGTCGGCGCGAACAACCAGCGCCTGACCGACCAGGGAACGGTGTTCATGCAGTCGGCTTACGGTGAGGTGGCCTGCTTCCTGACCGGTGAGCACCGCGAGTACAGCCGCGAAACCGGCACGTTCACCCGCGTCACCCCGCGCACGCCGGTCACCTGGACGCGGGCCGGGTTCACCGGGTGCGGCGCGTGGCAGGTCGCCGCGCGCTACACGTACCTGGACTTGAACGACAAGGTTGTTCGCGGGGGCCAGGTCCATGACATGACGCTGGGGCTGAACTGGTTCCTCAACCCGAACATGAAGATCCAGTCCAATTACTTCCTGGCGGCGCGGAACGCGGTCGGTACGGCGGGCGACGGCCTGATCCACGGGTTCGCGGTGCGCACCGCGATCGACTTCTGATCCGCTGTCGTGCCTGTACAACGAGCCGCGCCCGCCAAGAGAACCATTTCCTCTTGGCGGGCGCGGCTCGTTCGCCCTTCTAACTAAATCGAGACCTTATCCGAGGCCGGTAGGACCGCGTGGAAGTCGCGCGTGATGCGGTCCATGTACTGCGTGAGCAAGTCTTCGACGCGCTGCGGGGTGTCGGCCGCGACGACGAACCCAATGTGGTTCTTGGTCGTCATCCGGTACACGATCTCCGGGTCGGTGAAGCCGGACGTGTCCGGGTGCTCTTGCCGCGCGAGCGAAATCACTACTCCGGCGAAGCGCTGCTGTAACGGCGGGACCGCATAGGCGTGCGTTCCGCGACACAACTCCAGTTTCGCCCATTCGGACCACAGGTTCACGCCGGTCGCGTGTTCGACCATCTCCGCGGTGTTCGCGCCGCCGACGCGGGCACTCGTCTCGATGAAATAACACTGCCCGTCCGCGTGGGCCTTCATGAACTCGGTGTGTGACGCGCCCCACCCCAGCCCAAAGCCCTCTAACACTTGAGCATTGGCGCGCTTCAACTCGTCCACTTCCGGGCGGTCGCGCGGTACCGTGCGCGTCGCGTACACGCCGCCGCCCTGGTACACGTCGAGCAGTGGGCGCCAGTAGGCGTTGACCTCCGCGAAGACCACGCGCCCGTCCGCGCAGAGCGAATCGACGTGGAACAGGTCGCCGGGCACCATCTGTTCGATCAGGCAGAACGACTGGTCGTCGCCCAGTTCGTCGATGCGCTTCCAAACCTCGTCGGCGGTCTTGAGCTTGCGGATACCGGCCGCGGACGCTTCGGAGCGCGGCTTGACGAGCCACGGCCCCGGTACGCGGGCGAGAAACGCCCGCACGTCGTCGTGATTGAAGATCGGGCAGAAGTCCGGGATGCGCACCCCGATCTCACGGGCCTTCGTGCGCATCGCGAGTTTGTCGCGGAAGAAGCGCGCGACCGATTCCCCGTGCCCGGTGTCCGTCATCCGGAAGTGCTCGCGCAGGTTCGCGCCCACCTCCACATCGAAATCATCCAGCGCCACGATGCGATCGACCTTGCGCCCCCGCATGAGGTACGCGACCGCGTTGATGAGCGCGCGCCGGTCGTGGAAGTTGCCGACCGCGAACACCTCGTCGCAGGCGCCCCGGTTCCACGCCTCTTTGAGCGCGGACTCGACGGTGAGCAGGTAGACCGTACACCCTTCGGCCTTGAGCCGTTCAAGGAACCGGTTGCCCTTGAAGTAAGACGCGAGTGCGAGAACGGTGATTGACATGACACTCAGAATACGGCCCCTCGCGCGGCCTGTCACGTAGAAGAATGAGGGACCTGCCGGCGCGCGGACCGGTCCGCGCGCCGGCAGGTTGTTCTTATTTCTCCAACTGGAGCCCGGCGGACTCGGTGATGCGGTCGAAGGACGCACGGGTGGTCACGTAGCTGATGAGTTGCACCACGTCGCGCGGGCCGACCAACTTCACCGCCGCGGCCACGTCGTCGTCCGTCAGCACGACCGGCGACGCGGACAACTTCTTCGCGAGCGTGAACTGCGCGCGTTCGGTCGGGGTGTAGTCCTTCCACTCGCCGTCGAGCTTGTAGATCTGTTCCTCCGACTGGCCGAGCGCGAGCAGTTGCTTCTTCGCCAGCCCGGTCGCGTACCAGGCGCGGTCCTGGCGCGCGATGATCCAGCTCACCTGCGCTTTGAGGAGCGGCTTCAGGTCGCCCTTCTCCTCCGCATTCACCTGGCTCGCGACCCGGGCCTTACCTTGTACCGGGAACGTCGCGAGCAACCGGACCCATTGGGGCAGATCGCCCTTCGGGAAGTCCTCCGGCACGACCGCGCGGGCCTTGTCCTGGTCCACCAGCGGCAGCCGCGGTTTGCGCGTGCGGGCCTTTTCGAGTTCCTTCTCCACCACGTCGCGCGGTTCCAGTTCGGGCCGGCGGCAAATCGTCTGGCGCGTGGGTTCGCCGGTCTTCGCGTCGATCGTGAGCGGCGCGACCTTTGAGACGAGCGTCTTGTTCTTCTCCGCGGTCGGCGTGAGGTAGGTGTGCTTCGCGGTCGGGTCGGCCGGCTCCTTGCCGCCGAAGCCGCCCCCGCCCTGCGATTGCGGTACGCCCGCGCCCTCTTTCCACCGGTTGATGGCGTTGTTGCCCGCCATCGAGAGGATCATTTCCAGGATCTCCGCGTCCTTGTAGTGCTTCCGCAACCCGTCAATGTCCGCGTCGTTGAGCCGGTTCGGTTCGTAGGTGAACTTCCGCGCGAACGCGAACGCGGCTTGTTGCGCCTCGGTGAAGTTCTTCCAGTCACCGTCGAGGGCCGCGATTTCGTCCTCTTTCTGGCCGGCGCGGAGCAGTTTGCTCTCCTGGTGGCCCTGGCAGTATTGGCAGTTGTTGGTGCGGCACACGATCCAGAACAGTTGCACCTTGAAGGTGTTGTCCAGGGCGGCCTCGGTCCCCGCGGGGCCGAAGCTGAACCCGCTGCCGCCGCGCCCGTCGCCGCTGCTGGGCATGTAGTGGTAGCGGAGCCGGCCCTCGTACCCCTGCCCGCGGTCGCCGAGTTTCTTCTTGTCCTCCTCGGTCAGTTCCGGGAGCGGGATGCGCGGCTTGCGGAGCTTCATGTCTTCGAGGTACTGCTTCATCTCCGGGCGCGTGAGCGGGATGGGCAGCGGCGCGTCCGTCGGCTTGGGGTCGGCCGCGAACACGGAGTCGAACGGGACAAAGATCAGTCCCGTCAGGAGTGCAAACGCGAAACGCATTGTCGGTTCCTCGGGGTGAAGGAGAGAGGGGAGGGCGTCAATGATCCGGGGGCTACTCGTTGCGAACAACGACGGTCGATGACCCGATGCCGACGGTGTAATTCACCTTCTTGTCCTGGGTTCTACCATCGGTGCGAGTCAGGGCGAGCTTCACGGTCAGGACCAGGTCCACGCCGGCCCGCCCGTCCTCGTCGGCGATCTCGTAGCTCGTCAATTTGCTCCCGGCGCTCCAGTCCGGGTCGCGGGCCGTAATAGACGGCGACCCGCCCTTCAGTTCTTCGACGGTGCCGCCCTGTTTCCAGGTGTCCAGCACTCGCTTCATCACCTCGCGCCCCTTCGCAGCATCGGTTTGGGGCGGGAGCGACGACTCACATCCCATCAAGGCGATGCAAACGATCGCCGGGACCAGCAGGATCGAACGCATGGGAACTCGTAGTTGAAAGAATGACGGACCGCGCCCCGAAACCCGGGGCGCGGGAGAAGTGTGTTAGTAGTTGCTGATGACTTCGCCTAAAGCGCGGCTGCCCAGCGCCCGCCAGGTAACGAGGCTGATGCTGTTACTGACCGAGCGGACCGAGCCGTCGCACAGCAGCACGTTCACGCCATTGGTGTGCGCACTACCGGCCAGCGTCGCGACGCGCCCGCTCGGTTTCTTGCAGGACCGCTTGTTCGGCAAGTTCGTGTGGTAGTACCCGGAATTCGAGTGCGAACCCTGGAGCCACTCCTGGCCGATGTCGGAGTTCGTCTGTCGCGAGAGGTCGGTGATGTCGAGCGAGTCGCAACTGGTGTTCCACCAGTCCGGGTTGTTCGGGTAGTCGTTCAGAAGGAACGTGTCCGAGCGCTCCGTCACCGTCGCGTTGCTCCAGTCGCCCTTCAGTTTCTCGCTCATCGCCGCAG
The Gemmata palustris DNA segment above includes these coding regions:
- a CDS encoding carboxymuconolactone decarboxylase family protein codes for the protein MRFAFALLTGLIFVPFDSVFAADPKPTDAPLPIPLTRPEMKQYLEDMKLRKPRIPLPELTEEDKKKLGDRGQGYEGRLRYHYMPSSGDGRGGSGFSFGPAGTEAALDNTFKVQLFWIVCRTNNCQYCQGHQESKLLRAGQKEDEIAALDGDWKNFTEAQQAAFAFARKFTYEPNRLNDADIDGLRKHYKDAEILEMILSMAGNNAINRWKEGAGVPQSQGGGGFGGKEPADPTAKHTYLTPTAEKNKTLVSKVAPLTIDAKTGEPTRQTICRRPELEPRDVVEKELEKARTRKPRLPLVDQDKARAVVPEDFPKGDLPQWVRLLATFPVQGKARVASQVNAEEKGDLKPLLKAQVSWIIARQDRAWYATGLAKKQLLALGQSEEQIYKLDGEWKDYTPTERAQFTLAKKLSASPVVLTDDDVAAAVKLVGPRDVVQLISYVTTRASFDRITESAGLQLEK
- a CDS encoding ATP-grasp domain-containing protein — its product is MSITVLALASYFKGNRFLERLKAEGCTVYLLTVESALKEAWNRGACDEVFAVGNFHDRRALINAVAYLMRGRKVDRIVALDDFDVEVGANLREHFRMTDTGHGESVARFFRDKLAMRTKAREIGVRIPDFCPIFNHDDVRAFLARVPGPWLVKPRSEASAAGIRKLKTADEVWKRIDELGDDQSFCLIEQMVPGDLFHVDSLCADGRVVFAEVNAYWRPLLDVYQGGGVYATRTVPRDRPEVDELKRANAQVLEGFGLGWGASHTEFMKAHADGQCYFIETSARVGGANTAEMVEHATGVNLWSEWAKLELCRGTHAYAVPPLQQRFAGVVISLARQEHPDTSGFTDPEIVYRMTTKNHIGFVVAADTPQRVEDLLTQYMDRITRDFHAVLPASDKVSI